The Apium graveolens cultivar Ventura chromosome 10, ASM990537v1, whole genome shotgun sequence nucleotide sequence taaaacaatcaaaaaattaaaaataaatagttgataaaattttaaaaatctaaaaatattatttaaattagtAGAACTCGTAACCTTTCATTTGGATGTTAGATCATTCACAAAAAATGTGGGAAActcaatatatattatttttaagaattttgaCTAACGATAtagtgatatttttgatataaattttaaaataagtgactcatttgagtcagttttgtaacCAGTGACTCACTTGAAACATTTGGACGCAGTAAGTTAcctacttgatatttaacccCTTTTGCATCTCACTTTTTTTGTAAATAATTGTAGACTTTTTACATCTCACTTTgattttgtattttattatatcgactattaatataaattaattagcAATATGTATTCATGTGAATGCTGTGAAACTGACAAACCAACCTAATACGGTATTAAAAATACTATTTACATAATCAAATACTGAAATCATGCCTAAAATCCAGGTCGTTTGAATCAAAATCGAAAATCCTAATAGTAGATATTCCCAAACCCTATCAACACACTTAGGTAGTCTATATTATCCATGATTCAATCTAAGAAAATCAACAAAACACAGAATAGAAAGCCTCTATACCCCTCTATTTATACTTGCCGTACTTAACAAAATAGTAACCAACTACATGTTTCTAAAACAAAAAAGAAGGGAGATTGAAATGAAGTGTCAAAAGAATAACACAGAGAGAGAAATAAGTTCAGAAGAGGATATCAAGCAGTACCAAAATGAACAAGGATCAAGTCAATTTTGACTCGTTAGCTTATTTAAATCAGTCACTGTCCAACTTAAAGTACAAgataattaatattaatcttCAACAACAATTCTACTTTCCATAATCGTTCATGCTTGATACATTTCATGATATCCTGGCCAGATGATAAGAGGTAAAAAATATGGAGACACAGCAATAATGCAAGAATTTCTACCTACAAAACTACAAAGTAACTTTGACCAGTTCTGGAGCTCAATCTTAACTCTATAGGGTGAATTCATGATCCATGGTCTTTTGATTCCCAGAACAATACAGATCACAATTCACAAATGCATTCCAAAACTCAATCAAAACATCACTAGTGTGGCAAAAATCACCAAGAAACAACAGGTCTACACATGATCCTACTTCAAATGTCAAAAAAACCTCACACATCTCGATTATCAGGGAATCTCATTTGCAGTAATTCAGCAGGCGGTCGCAAGGTGCACACCATCTCTTTTGTCTTCCCAAAGTAAACCTGCAATTGCCCCTATTGATTAATATAACTTACTGGTGTAATTTGGTACAAACCTACTGATATTATCACTCGATATGGCAAAATATTACCAGTTTTACAAGTTTATTCTTTTTTTATAAATTAGGCAACGACACTTTACCTGTTCTAATGAATTCCTCAGCTTCCCTTCTAGTTCTTCTATCATCTTTCCCATGTTGTGTAGATGACCTTCTGCAACTGCAAGGTCCATAGTCATCTAGAACACGGGAACAAAGTTCAGGAATGAGCATGAGCGAACATATACCAATGGAACAGATCCAATCAATAAAAAAAGAGAAATGCATGCTGCAGCTTAATATTCTTTGTTAATATGAAACTACTCGTTTACAACTTCCATTATACCATTTTTATCCACTTGcatattttgataatttttaaaCTAGTGAGAGACTAAAACGACATTCTGTAAGTTATTAAGTTTAGAATTACAATGTATATTTAATGTAAAACAAACAGATAACTGTTACAAAAGATTTATAGTTTTGCCCTAATTGAACTCAAAATCAAATTATGTGTAAGCCTTTTCTTGGCTTATTGTCAAGTACAATGGAGTTGGAGGGTGTTTGAGAGAGCTTTATGCATGATCATTACAACTGAGGTTCTAAACTCCAAAGCTAAATCATGAAGCTTTCACCGTGAAAAACGCTAGGTAAAAAATGGGAGGATAAAAGTTTTCAAGGTGGCAGCTTAGCCAAAGGCTTAGTCAAGGCTCAAATTTGTTCAAGCAGTGTTGTTAAAGCGCGATTAATGGCGCTTCGTGCTTAGGCGCAATCTGTGCAATTTGAACACTGTGTGATTTAGCACGATTCTGAAATCGTCCAAAAGCAGCTCAAGCGCTAAAAGACGCTAAGAAACACAAAAAGGGGTTCATGACAGTAAAAGACATTAATGCCCTTAAAAAGAAGGTTTAAAGGAAAAAATATCTTAAGGTGTTTCACACAACACTAAGCCTTCATTACAAGTCTCTCAACGGTCTCTACATCTCAGCCTCATCTACAAGTAAGTCGGAGATTGAGTTAGGTGACGCTGAAGCTTTTGATTTAGAGACCTTATCTATGAAAGCTTCATTATTGACATTATTATCATGTTATTTATGCTCATCATTATATTTAAATGTTAAGATTAGCTTACGTAGTATTAtctttttcttaaattttatttttttggtcAAAAAGACGTGCGATTAATGACGCTTTGTGATTTGcgctttgaatttgtgtcttgcGCCTTTTTATAATCTGCGCCTTAAACAACAAAGGGTTCAACCATCAACGGTGACTAATGTATGGTAAGAATTAAGAAAAGAGGGCTAGCACATGCAAGTGAAATGCAACAAGAAAGAGTACACACGAAAGAGAATGGAGATAAAGCTTCTGATCTACACAAGTTTTTActaaaagtaaaaaaaaaactTATTCTCTTTTAGTCCTTACTGCAGCTAGAGTCCTAATATAATATCATGTAATATATGATATCCTAATATCAGAATCATATGATGAAGTTATAAACTTATTTATTTAACAAAATATGTTTTGTTGAAACATTAAGTAATGCATTATATTATTTCCAAATGTTTCAAGACCCATTAAGTTCACATCAAAGATGAGATTTACAATTCACAGACAAAGAATACTAAAACCAATTAGTGCTCTCTAGTGGAACTGAAGGAGGATGTACGTGTTCCATCTACCATTACAAGATACCATGAACAACAGTATAACTATAACCTATATATCTATAAAAGCATGACTAAAGCAGAGAATCGATTACCTGTCTTCTGATTGATCCTGATAAATTGAAGGAGCCTGATGACTCATTATTTGTGGTCAAAGACAGCATGACAGTGCTAGTCAAACAATAATGTGATGTTCCATTTTCATCTGGCCCCACCTAGGAAGAAATCCATCAATTGCTAAACGAACATGTAAAAGGCTAGTAGACGACCAACTTATCAATAATTTTATTGGCAGGGGTTTGGTACATTCAGAGAAAAAAATAATCAACACAGATAGAATTTTCACATATCGATCTTCTGACCTACAAGTGATTTGTATGTGTACCTCAACTACATGTATTGCATCCCAAGCGCCCTCTTGCAGATAACCTCTTCTACCATGTCCAGACTTCGAGCCATCTCCATAGTCAAGATACATCGCAAATCAGTTGGGGACGAGAAACATTGCTAGCAACTATTTACGTAAAACCCGTACCTTTTTTTATCAAGAAGCAAGCTACAAATCCTTCATTTTCATCCTCCCACATATATACTGATGAAATCCCTCCCTCGTAATACCTAACAATTTATTTGTTAAAACATCTGCATAACTCTATATGTAAAATATAACAGGATATTAAAAAGAAAGACCATTTCAGTATATTACATCAATAATGTATGCTTAAAGCCCGAACATGTTTAAAGATGTACATATTGATAAAGATTCCATTGTTCTTTTAAATACTATATAGATGATATGACAACTCAAATGGAAGGAGATGTAAGgatgataaaataatttaaagaCGAGGTAAGTAAGGACCTCACTGGTCACAATAAACTGCAAAGACGTCATTTGCTTCGATTTCAAGTTTTCTTAAATCTGATGATGGATAAGGCCCGTCTTCCAGTGGAGGATGGTATTTATTTGACCAGGGTGATCTGCCAAAAAAACATTGATAACTTACAACTAAAAGAATCTAAATGATCCTCAAAGATACAGAAGTGGAGGAGAATGGATTATAAACTGCATATGAATCTAAATACGCATGCTAACACAAAAGTCATTTTTACATAAAGATCGTAATGATGATGATGCCCCTGCTATTTTACGCAGTCGGCCTCAAAATTTATAGAAACAAAGATCAACTATAGGATCCTGGGTATCAATGAAGTACCATTTAATTTTATGCACCCCAAGCACATATAGAACAATTTAATGAAAACTGCATGAAGCAGCCATAATAAATACTGTGACAGAACTCAAGTACTTAACAAATTTTGACATTACAATACAACTTTTACCTGTAAGAGTCAGCATCTCTGTTATACTCGCACAATATGAACTCCTTTCCACATTCAATATCGCTCAACACCTGCTTATTTGTGAAAGACGTAAAAATAAGAAATCTATCAAATATTTAAACTACAACAGAATATTTATGCTTCTATATATGCTATAGTGAAAATCGGCACAATCTACAACAAGATTGAAGTAACTTAAGACCGGTCTCTTCCGTAAATGGTAAAAATCTACCTCCAGCAGTGAATTTAAAGTTATACATATTAACAGAATAAGGATCTATACATGCTATGACACAAA carries:
- the LOC141693340 gene encoding F-actin-capping protein subunit beta; its protein translation is MDAALGLMRRIPPKHIDTALSALLSLLPHHSSDLLSQVDQPLQVLSDIECGKEFILCEYNRDADSYRSPWSNKYHPPLEDGPYPSSDLRKLEIEANDVFAVYCDQYYEGGISSVYMWEDENEGFVACFLIKKDGSKSGHGRRGYLQEGAWDAIHVVEVGPDENGTSHYCLTSTVMLSLTTNNESSGSFNLSGSIRRQMTMDLAVAEGHLHNMGKMIEELEGKLRNSLEQVYFGKTKEMVCTLRPPAELLQMRFPDNRDV